The genomic stretch GCCCTGGCCGCGGGTGGCCGCGCACGAGGAGCCGGACCTGCTGCTGGACTGCTGGGTGGTGGCCGGCGCCGACGACGTCCGCGCGGCCTCGGTGGCGGCCGCCGAACAGCTGTGGTGAGCGGGGTCGACCTGCTCGGGGTGGTGGTGCCGGCGCGGGACGAGGAGGAGCTGCTGCCCGGGTGCCTGGCGGCCCTCGCGGCCGCGGCCGCCCACCCGGAGCTGTCCGGGGTGGCCGTCCGCGTGCTGGTGGTGACCGACGGGTGCACGGACGGCACCGCCGCCGTCGGCCACGCCGCCGGGGTCACCGTCGTGCCCGGAGCCGGTCGGGGGGTGGGCGCGGCCCGGGACCTGGGGGCGCGGACCGTGCTGCACGCCGCGCGGCAGGAGGGGGTGCCGGCCGGACGGGTGTGGCTGGCCTGCACCGACGCCGACAGCCGGGTGCCCGCCGACTGGCTGGTCGTGCACCGGGCGGCCGCCGCGGCAGGGGTGGACGCGCTCGCCGGCACGGTGACCGTCGAGGACTGGTCCGGTTTCCCGCCCGGCGCCGAGGCGGAGTTCACCGCCGCCTACACCGCGTGGCGGGGTGCCCCGGACGCGGTCCACCCGCACGTGCACGGCGCGAACCTCGGCGTCCGCGGGGACGCCTACCTCGCCGCCGGTGGCTTCCCGCCGCTGCTGGTCGGGGAGGACCACGGCCTGGTCGACGCGCTCGTCGCCGGGGGAGCGGTGGTGCTGCGCAGCCCGGCGGCCCCGGTGCGCACGTCGTCCCGGCGGGTGGCCCGGGCGCGGCTGGGCTTCGGCGCGGACCTGGACCGGCTCGCCTGCCGGCTGGGAGCCGACTGACCCGCTACCCTGTCGAACAGGTGTTCGACGGTCGCGGGGAAGACGGCCGTCGGGCGGGTGCCGGGTGCCGGGTGCCGGGTGCGCGGGGGCGCGGGGTGGTGAGGGGTGTCACGGAGTGTCCGATCGGGCTGCCGGCTGCACGGTGCTGCACGTCGACATGGACGCCTTCTTCGCCAGCGTCGAGGTGCGCCGGCACCCCGAGCTGGCCGGCACGCCGGTGATCGTCGGCGGCGCCGGCAACCGCGGGGTGGTCACCTCGGCCACCTACGAGGCCCGGGCCTACGGGGTGCACAGCGCCATGCCGACGTCACGTGCCCTGCGGCTCTGCCCGACCGCCACCGTGCTGCCCGGTGACCTGGCGCTCTACGCCGAGGTCTCCCGCTCGGTCATGGCGCTGTTCCGCAGCGTCACCCCGCTGGTCGAGCCGCTGAGCCTGGACGAGGCGTTCCTCGACGTCTCCGGCGCCGGTCGCCGGCTGGGCGGGCCGGTGCAGATCGGCGAGTACATCCGGGGCCGGGTCTTCGACGAGCAGGGGATCACCTGCTCGGTCGGGGTGGCCGGGAGCAAGTTCGTGGCCAAGCTGGCCTCCACCCGGTCCAAGCCCGACGGGCTGCTGGTGGTGCCGCCGGCCGAGGTCATGGACTTCCTGCACCCGCTGCCGGTCGGGGCGCTGTGGGGTGTGGGCGCGAAGACCGAGGAGGTGCTGCTGCGCCTGGGGCTGAAGACGGTGGGCGACCTGGCGCACGTGCCGGCCCGCACCCTGCAGCGGGCGGTGGGTCAGGCGGCCGGCAGCCACCTGCACGAGCTGGCCTGGGGGCGCGACCCGCGCCGGGTGGTGCCCGACGAGCCCGACCGGTCCACCGGGGCCGAGGAGACCTTCGGCACCGACGTCGACGACCCCGCGGTGGTGCACCGGGAACTGCTGCACCTGGCCGAGCGGACCGCGGGGCGGCTGCGCTCCACCGGCCACCTGGCCCGCACGGTCACCCTCAAGGTCCGCTTCGCCGACTTCACCACGATCACCCGGTCGCGCACCTTGAAGGTCCCGACCGACGTGGGCCAGGAGCTGTACGACACCGCCCGCACGCTCTTCGACGCCCTCGGGCTGGACCGGGCCCGGATCCGGCTGGTGGGCGTGCGGGCCGAGGGGCTGGTGGAGGCCGAGGGAACCGCCCGCCAGCTGGAGCTCGGTGCCCGGGAGCACGGCCGCCGGGACGCCGAGCTGGCCGCCGACCGGGCCGCCCGGCGCTTCGGGGCCGGTGCCGTCCGCCCGGCCACCCTGCTCGGTCGCACCCGGCCGCCCGGTGAGCGCCCGGCCACCTCCCGGACGGCGCCGGGGGAGGGGCCGCGACCGGGGCCGCGACAGGGACCGGGGACCCCTCGCTGACCGTCCCGAGCGGCCTCCGGGGGCATGATCACCGCACTCCCGGGTGTGTCGGGAGCCGCTCGCCTTTCGCACCCCGCAAACGGCTCGTATCCTCGGTGCCACCACCGGCGGACTGTCGTCGTTGGGTTGTGTACTGCGCACCTGGAGGTCGACGTGCCGCTCTCCGAGCACGAGCAGCGTCTGCTGGAGCAGATCGAGCGCGCCCTCGTCGACGACGATCCGAAGTTCGCCTCGACCGTCCGCACCGGTGACCGCCGGCAGAAGGCCCGCCGCAAGGTGCAGTTGGGTGCTCTGCTGGTCGTCGTCGGACTGGGCGTGATGGTCAGCGGCGTGGCCCTGAACAACGTCGTCGTCGGCGTGCTGGGGTCCTTGATCGCGTTCGGTGGAGCCGCACTCGGCGTGCTGAACTACAAGGCCGCCACCGGCGCCGTCGAGGCCGGCCCGGCCCCGACCGGTCCCGGGGCGCCACGGCCAGCCGCGGCAAGCCCGGGAAGCCCGGCAAGGCCGCGCGCCAGCCGCTGAAGAACCGGCTCGAGGAGCGCTTCCGCCGCCGCTACGACCAGTAGCCGCAGCGACCCCGTCCACCAGCGCAGCCGCCGTCCCCCGGGACGGCGGCTGCGCTGACTCCGGCGACGGTCAGCCGGCGGCCGAGGGTGCCGTGGTCGAGGGTGCCGTGGTCGGCAGTGCGGTGTCGAACAGCGCGCTGACCGACTCCCCGTCGTGGATGCGCTGCACCGCCTGGGCCAGCGCCGGGGCGACCGACAGGACGGTCAGCTTCTCCGAAGCACCCACCGGCACCGTGTTGGTGCAGACGATCTCGAGCACGTCCGGCTGCGCGCCGATCCGATCGAGCGCCCCGGCGGTGAACAGCCCGTGCGTGCAGGCCACCCGGATCGACCGGGCGCCGGCGTCCCGCAGCCGGTCGATCAGCTCCAGCACGGTGCTGCCCTTGGCGATCTCGTCGTCCAGCACGATGACGTCGCGGTCGGCCACCTCGCCGATGACCGCGCTGATGCTCACCCGGTCGTCGGCGTACCGCTGCTTGGCGCCCGCAGCGACCGGCACGCCCAGGCGGCGCGCGAACGCCGCCGCCTCCTTGGCGTTGCCCAGGTCCGGGGAGACCACCGTGGTGCGGGACAGGTCCAGGGACCGGAAGTGGTCGGCCAGCTCCCGCAGCGCGTGCAGGTGGTCGACCGGCACGCTGAAGAACCCGTGCACCTGCGGGGAGTGCAGCGTCATCGCCAGCACCCGGCTCGCGCCGGCGGCGACCAGCAGGTCGGCGATCAGCCGGCCGCCGATGGAGATCCGGGGCGCGTCCTTCTTGTCCGACCGGGCGTAGGCGTAGTGCGGCATGACCACGGTGATCCGGGCCGCCGACGCCCCGCGGGCGGCGTCGATCATCAGCAGCAGCTCGACCAGGTTCTCCTGCACCGGGGTCACCAGCGGCTGCACCAGGAAGACGTCGCGCTCCCGGCAGTTGGCCTGCAGCTGCACCTCGAGGCAGTCGTTGGCGAACCGGGTCAGCCGCACCGGCTGCAGCGGCACGCCCAGCTGGGCGCACATCTCCTCGGCCAGCTCGGGGTGGGCACTGCCGGCGAAGACGGCGATCTCGCGCACGAGGCACTCCGGGGGTCGGGTGGGCCGGCGTGCTCGCCGACGCGACGACCGTAACCAGCGAGCGCCGGCCCGTCAGGCCGAGCGTGGGCGGCGCGGCACGCGCCCGGCCACCCAGCGGCCGGCGTCGGCCAGGGTGGAGGCCGGCCACAGCGCCGCCGCCACCTGCTGCCGCCGCCCCACGCTGCGCAGCAGCGCCCGCCGCACGGTGGCCAGCGCCGCGCGCAGCTCCGGGTCGGCCGGCCCGGCCGCGGGGGGGCCGTAGACGGCCCGTTCCTCGGCCTCGGTGAGCTCCCGCAGCGCCTCGACCACCCGCGGCGCCTCGATCGGGCCGGTCGAGGCGCCGCCGGGGCCGGTCACCCGCCCGGTGACCTGCCGGGCCAGCTGCCGGGTCGTGGCGCTGCCGCTCACCGGCACCCCGAGGTCGGTGGCGGTGGCCAGCAGCTCCTCCCACAACGCCGCCGGCCGGCCGTCGGCCAGCCGGGCCAGCCGCCGGCGGTGCCGGGCCACCCCCGGGAGCGCGGCCAGCGCCACCACCAGCAGCAGGCCGGCCACCCCGGCCAGCCACGGCCCCCGCGCGGTCGCCGTCGCGGGGGTCGCCAGGGGCACGTACTGGTCGTCCCGGTCCAGCTGGGCGGTCGGCCCGGCCGGCGCCGGCACCGGTGCGCTCGGCGCCGCCGGTGCGGCCGCCTGCGCGGCGGGAGCGTCGGCGCGCGGCGCCCACGGCAGCTCCGCGGCGCGCTCGGCGGCGATCGGCGTGGGGTCGAAGGGGATCCAGCCCTGCCCGGGGAAGTAGACCTCCACCCAGGCGTGCGCGTCGTCGCTGGTGACCAGCCGGCTGCCGTCGGGACGGTCGGTGCCCCGGGTGTAGCCCAGCACGACCCGGGAGGGCACCCCGGCGGCGCGCACCAGCACGGCCATCGCCCCGGCGTACTGCTCGCAGTAGCCGCGCTTGCGCTCCAGGAAGTCGGCGAGGTCGTCGCCGGACGTGCCCGGCTGGGTGGACAGGCTGTAGACGAACCCGTTGGACCGGTCGGTCAGGTGGTCGAGGACCGCCCGCACCCGTTCGTAGGGCGACTGCTCCGGGCCGGTCAGCTGCTCGACCAGGTCGGTGACGGCCGGCGCGAGCGGGGGCAGCTCGAGGTAGCGGTCGATGCCGTCGCTGCCGGGCTCGGCCGGCGGAGCCGCCGCCAGGTCCGCCACGCTCGGCTCGGGCCGGTCGGCGGTGACCCGGTAGGCCAGGTCGGCGGTGGTGGTGCCGCGGCCGAAGACCGTGCGGCCGGCGCGGTCGAACCGCCAGTCGCCGTCGTCGCTGCCGGCCACGTCCACCTCCTGCGGGGAGTAGGGCAGCGGCAGGAACTGGTCGTCGTGGCCGACGCTGGTGATCTGGGCGGTCACCCGCTCCCGGGCCACCCCGCTCGGCAGGGGCGCGAGCGAGTCGTCGCCGGCGATGGAGCGCTGACCGTCGGCGTTGCTCCGCTCCCAGCCGTCGGCGGTGAAGCGGTCGAGCACCACCGAGCGCAGGTAGCCCAGGTCGCCGTCGGCGCGCACGCTGAGCAGGTCGATCGGGGACGGCCGGTTCAGCTGCCCGCGCATCTCGGCCACCGGGTCCAGTGCGGTGCCGGTGCCCTGCCCACCGGTGCCCCAGCGGGCGGCCAGCGAGCCCTCCCCGAGGGTGGGGACGACGGCCGCCAGCAGCACCCCGAGCACCAGCGCCAGCGCGCCGGTGCGCAGCGCCGGCAGGGTGCCGGTGCCCAGCGGTGCGCCGCTGCCCGCCCGCGCGCCGGTGGTCAGCCGGGCGCGCTGGTCGGCCCACAGCAGCAGCGCGAAGCCGGTGGCCGGACCGAGGAACGCGACGAGCGCGACGTCACCGGTGATCGTGCTGACCGGCACGCAGTAGAGGACCAGCAGCCCGAGGCCGCCCAGGGCGGGCTGGCGGGCCGGTACGGCGAGCAGGTCGACGGCGACGGCGACCAGCGCCACGAAGACGGCGGTGAGCGCCACCAGCCCGGTCAGCGGCAGCGCCGGCGTCGCCTGCTCGCGGATCTCCTCCGTGCCGTCGGCGAGCAGGCCGCCCAGCTCCGCCACGCTGCCCGGGGTCGGCAGCACCCCGGCCCACGCCTCGCCCGGCGCGAACACGACCGTGAGGGCGGCGAGCACCAGGGCCAGCTGGCCGACGGGCACCAGCGGCCGCACCCGGCGGGCCACGGAGCCCGGCAGCCGCGCCGCCCCGGCGCGCAGCGCCACCCCACCGAGCCCCACCGCGGCGACGACGAACAGCACCGGGAGCAGCCACCCCGGGGTGGCGAACACCGGCGCCAGCGCCAGGCTCCCCAGCGCCACGGCGGCGGTCGCGGCCAGGGCGGTCCCGACGGACTCGGGCGGCGGTGTCGGTTCGGGTGGCGGTGTGGGTTCGGGTGGCGGTGTGGGTCTGGGTGGCGCGGTGCGTCCGGGCCGCGCGGTGGACGCAGGGTGGCTCATGCCGGCACCCGCGCGGCCGGGTCGCCGAGGGTCTCCCACAGCTGCTCGACACCGGCATCGGCCCGGGCCAGCGCGATTCGCCAGCCGGCCGCGGCGAGGAGGTCGGCGGCCTGCTGCTGCTGGGCGACCACCTGGGCGCGGGCCGCCGGTGCGAGCGGCCGCCGTCCGCGCACCGCGCCGGCGTCCAGCCAGCTCTCCGGGTCGACCAGCACGGCCAGGTCGGTGCCCGGCCCGGAGCGCGCCCGGGCCAGGGCCTGCACGTCGTCCGGGCCCAGGAGCCCCAGCAGGGCGACCACCGGACCGGCGTCCCCGCCCCGCCGCAGCTCCTGCAGCCCCGGCTCGAGGCCGCTGTGCCGGGAGGGGGCCAGCTCGGCGAGCGAGTCGAGCAGCTCGCCCGCCCCCAGGCCGCGGGCGCCGGTGGCCGGGCGCAGCTCACCGGCCTCGGTGACCACCCGCAGCCCCGCGCCGCGGCCGATCAGGTGGCTGCCGATGCTCGCCGCCGCCTCGATCAGCCACTCCAGGGTGTCCGTGGGGGGCGCCGTGTCACCGGCCGGCCCGGCCGCCGTCCCGCCGAGCAGGTGACCGGTCGAGCGGCAGTCCAGCAGCAGCGTCGCCGACGCCCGCCAGGGCCGCTCCTCCAGCCGCACCATCAGCTCACCGGTGCGTGCGGTGGCCCGCCAGTGCACCATCCGCAGGTCGTCGCCGTGGCGGTACTCGCGGGTGCTGACGTCGTCCTCCCCGTGGACGGCGATCGAGCGGCGGGCGCCCTCCCCACCGCTGCCGCCGACGCCGGCCAGCGGCCCCGCGCCGGACAGCGGGCGCACCCGGGGGACGACGACCAGGGCGGCGGTGTCGGCGCCGGCGGCGGTGCGCAGCACCAGGCCGAAGGGGTCGACCAGGCGCAGCCGCAGCGGGCCGAGGGCGAACCGGCCCCGCCGGCCGCCGTGCACCCGGTACCGCAGCGCGGCGGTG from Modestobacter roseus encodes the following:
- a CDS encoding DUF3040 domain-containing protein — protein: MPLSEHEQRLLEQIERALVDDDPKFASTVRTGDRRQKARRKVQLGALLVVVGLGVMVSGVALNNVVVGVLGSLIAFGGAALGVLNYKAATGAVEAGPAPTGPGAPRPAAASPGSPARPRASR
- a CDS encoding ribose-phosphate diphosphokinase — its product is MREIAVFAGSAHPELAEEMCAQLGVPLQPVRLTRFANDCLEVQLQANCRERDVFLVQPLVTPVQENLVELLLMIDAARGASAARITVVMPHYAYARSDKKDAPRISIGGRLIADLLVAAGASRVLAMTLHSPQVHGFFSVPVDHLHALRELADHFRSLDLSRTTVVSPDLGNAKEAAAFARRLGVPVAAGAKQRYADDRVSISAVIGEVADRDVIVLDDEIAKGSTVLELIDRLRDAGARSIRVACTHGLFTAGALDRIGAQPDVLEIVCTNTVPVGASEKLTVLSVAPALAQAVQRIHDGESVSALFDTALPTTAPSTTAPSAAG
- a CDS encoding glycosyltransferase — protein: MSGVDLLGVVVPARDEEELLPGCLAALAAAAAHPELSGVAVRVLVVTDGCTDGTAAVGHAAGVTVVPGAGRGVGAARDLGARTVLHAARQEGVPAGRVWLACTDADSRVPADWLVVHRAAAAAGVDALAGTVTVEDWSGFPPGAEAEFTAAYTAWRGAPDAVHPHVHGANLGVRGDAYLAAGGFPPLLVGEDHGLVDALVAGGAVVLRSPAAPVRTSSRRVARARLGFGADLDRLACRLGAD
- the dinB gene encoding DNA polymerase IV codes for the protein MSDRAAGCTVLHVDMDAFFASVEVRRHPELAGTPVIVGGAGNRGVVTSATYEARAYGVHSAMPTSRALRLCPTATVLPGDLALYAEVSRSVMALFRSVTPLVEPLSLDEAFLDVSGAGRRLGGPVQIGEYIRGRVFDEQGITCSVGVAGSKFVAKLASTRSKPDGLLVVPPAEVMDFLHPLPVGALWGVGAKTEEVLLRLGLKTVGDLAHVPARTLQRAVGQAAGSHLHELAWGRDPRRVVPDEPDRSTGAEETFGTDVDDPAVVHRELLHLAERTAGRLRSTGHLARTVTLKVRFADFTTITRSRTLKVPTDVGQELYDTARTLFDALGLDRARIRLVGVRAEGLVEAEGTARQLELGAREHGRRDAELAADRAARRFGAGAVRPATLLGRTRPPGERPATSRTAPGEGPRPGPRQGPGTPR
- a CDS encoding transglutaminaseTgpA domain-containing protein; the encoded protein is MALGSLALAPVFATPGWLLPVLFVVAAVGLGGVALRAGAARLPGSVARRVRPLVPVGQLALVLAALTVVFAPGEAWAGVLPTPGSVAELGGLLADGTEEIREQATPALPLTGLVALTAVFVALVAVAVDLLAVPARQPALGGLGLLVLYCVPVSTITGDVALVAFLGPATGFALLLWADQRARLTTGARAGSGAPLGTGTLPALRTGALALVLGVLLAAVVPTLGEGSLAARWGTGGQGTGTALDPVAEMRGQLNRPSPIDLLSVRADGDLGYLRSVVLDRFTADGWERSNADGQRSIAGDDSLAPLPSGVARERVTAQITSVGHDDQFLPLPYSPQEVDVAGSDDGDWRFDRAGRTVFGRGTTTADLAYRVTADRPEPSVADLAAAPPAEPGSDGIDRYLELPPLAPAVTDLVEQLTGPEQSPYERVRAVLDHLTDRSNGFVYSLSTQPGTSGDDLADFLERKRGYCEQYAGAMAVLVRAAGVPSRVVLGYTRGTDRPDGSRLVTSDDAHAWVEVYFPGQGWIPFDPTPIAAERAAELPWAPRADAPAAQAAAPAAPSAPVPAPAGPTAQLDRDDQYVPLATPATATARGPWLAGVAGLLLVVALAALPGVARHRRRLARLADGRPAALWEELLATATDLGVPVSGSATTRQLARQVTGRVTGPGGASTGPIEAPRVVEALRELTEAEERAVYGPPAAGPADPELRAALATVRRALLRSVGRRQQVAAALWPASTLADAGRWVAGRVPRRPRSA
- a CDS encoding DUF58 domain-containing protein, encoding MARTRIGDAVSSLTLRGRCLVAAGVTLALLGALLGERTLLQLALFVLALPVLSAVGVARQRFRLASRRSVTPGRVPRGDDASVLLEVTNTDRRPGGLWLLAEQVPAELGARPQFVVERLAAGVTAALRYRVHGGRRGRFALGPLRLRLVDPFGLVLRTAAGADTAALVVVPRVRPLSGAGPLAGVGGSGGEGARRSIAVHGEDDVSTREYRHGDDLRMVHWRATARTGELMVRLEERPWRASATLLLDCRSTGHLLGGTAAGPAGDTAPPTDTLEWLIEAAASIGSHLIGRGAGLRVVTEAGELRPATGARGLGAGELLDSLAELAPSRHSGLEPGLQELRRGGDAGPVVALLGLLGPDDVQALARARSGPGTDLAVLVDPESWLDAGAVRGRRPLAPAARAQVVAQQQQAADLLAAAGWRIALARADAGVEQLWETLGDPAARVPA